In the Heterodontus francisci isolate sHetFra1 chromosome 6, sHetFra1.hap1, whole genome shotgun sequence genome, one interval contains:
- the ctsc gene encoding dipeptidyl peptidase 1, translating into MAQCLCVLSLLCVLGLGTVVADTPANCTYQDLVGTWVFQVGREGQDKYVDCTKMGPPIKSVTVHLRELDVAENDFGQVGFFTLIYNQGFEVVIGDYKWFAFFKYKKQGSNVTSYCHETLPGSVHDTFGENWACFVGKKSSQNIRTNVVHSDKDLLRLSQTPYMSNLDFVKAINTVQKSWTAKFYEEYEDFTIQELINRAGGHSSKIPRRPRPMPVSEEMQKLAESLPESWDWRNVGGVNYVSPVRNQGSCGSCYSFSSMGMLEARIRILTNNTQLPILSTQQIVSCSQYSQGCDGGFPYLIAGKYAQDFGLVEEHCFPYIGQDTPCTIKKSCYRYYTSEYYYVGGFYGACNEAVMKLELVKNGPVSVAFEVYADFMYYHGGIYQHTGLRDPFNPFELTNHAVLLVGYGIDPQTKENYWIVKNSWGAEWGENGYFRILRGSDECAIESIAIAATPIPKL; encoded by the exons ATGGCACAGTGTTTGTGTGTGCTGTCCCTGCTCTGTGTCCTCGGGCTGGGCACGGTAGTGGCTGACACTCCGGCTAATTGCACTTACCAGGATTTGGTGGGGACCTGGGTGTTCCAGGTTGGGCGAGAAGGACAAGACAAATATGTTGACTGCACCAAGATGG GCCCTCCTATCAAAAGTGTGACTGTACATCTCCGGGAGCTTGATGTTGCTGAAAATGATTTTGGGCAAGTTGGTTTCTTCACCTTGATTTACAACCAAGGTTTTGAAGTAGTCATTGGTGATTACAAATGGTTTGCTTTTTTTAAG TACAAGAAACAAGGTTCAAATGTAACCAGTTATTGCCATGAAACTCTTCCTGGGTCAGTGCATGATACATTTGGTGAAAACTGGGCTTGCTTTGttggaaagaagagctctcagaatATTCGAACTAATGTTGTTCACTCAGATAAAGATCTGTTACG CCTGTCGCAGACACCCTATATGTCTAATTTGGATTTTGTGAAAGCAATAAATACAGTCCAGAAATCTTGGACAGCAAAGTTTTATGAAGAGTATGAAGATTTCACCATTCAAGAATTGATCAACCGAGCAGGTGGTCATAGCTCAAAGATTCCTAG ACGTCCAAGACCTATGCCTGTGTCAGAGGAGATGCAGAAGCTTGCAGAGTCTTTGCCAGAATCATGGGACTGGAGGAATGTTGGTGGAGTGAATTATGTTAGTCCTGTTCGAAATCAAG GCAGTTGTGGCAGTTGTTATTCCTTTTCTTCCATGGGGATGCTTGAAGCCCGTATTCGTATTCTGACGAACAACACACAGCTGCCAATCTTGAGCACGCAGCAGATAGTTTCTTGCAGTCAATATTCACAAG GATGTGATGGAGGATTTCCATACCTGATTGCTGGAAAATATGCACAGGATTTTGGTTTGGTTGAAGAGCATTGCTTCCCTTATATTGGGCAAGATACTCCTTGCACCATTAAGAAGTCTTGCTACCGTTACTACACTTCTGAGTATTATTATGTGGGTGGGTTTTATGGTGCTTGTAATGAAGCAGTGATGAAACTGGAGCTGGTAAAAAATGGTCCAGTGTCTGTTGCCTTTGAAGTTTATGCTGATTTTATGTATTACCATGGAGGAATTTATCAGCACACTGGGTTACGTGATCCATTCAATCCTTTTGAACTTACTAATCATGCAGTGCTGCTAGTAGGCTATGGCATTGATCCTCAAACTAAAGAAAATTACTGGATAGTTAAGAACAGCTGGGGAGCAGAATGGGGAGAAAATGGCTACTTCCGAATCCTTCGAGGCAGTGATGAATGTGCCATTGAAAGCATTGCTATAGCAGCTACTCCAATCCCTAAACTTTAA